AACAGCCAGCGGGAGCGTCTCGCCGAGCGGGGACTCGTCGCGTTCGCCGGCACCGAGCTGGAGTTCCTCGTGTTCGACGAGACGTACCGGGATGCCTGGCGCAAGGGGTATCGCGGCCTCGCCACCACGAGCGACTACAACGTGGACTACAACCTGCTCGCCACGACCCGGATCGAGCCGCTCCTGCGGGACATCCGCAACGGGATGGAAGCCGCCGGCCTCTACTGCGAGGGCGTCAAGGGCGAGTGCAACCTCGGACAGAACGAGATCTCCTTCCGCTTCGACGAGGCGCTGGCCACCGCCGACGACCACACGATCTACAAGAACGGGGCCAAGGAGATCGCGGACCGGCACGGCAAGGCGCTCACCTTCATGGCGAAGTTCGACGAGCGCGAGGGCAACAGCTGCCACATCCACCTGTCGGTGCGGTCGGCCTCCGGGGAGCCCGTCATGTCGGGGGAGGGTGCGCACGGATTCAGCCCTCTGATGGAGCACTGGATCGCCGGGGTCCTCGCGACCCTGCGCGAGTTCACCCTGCTCTACGCCCCGACCATCAACTCGTACAAGCGGTTCGCCAAGGGATCGTTCGCGCCGACGGGGGTGGCCTGGGGGGTGGACAACCGCACCTGCGCGCTGAGGGTCGTCGGGCACGGGTCGGGACTCCGGGTGGAGAACAGGGTGCCCGGGGGAGACGTGAACCCGTATCTGGCCATCTCGGCGATCATCGCCGGCGGCCTCCACGGGCTCGAGCACGAGTTGCCGCTGCCGGAACCGCTCGGGGGCAACGCCTACACCTCCGGCGTCGACACCCTGCCGACGAGCTTGCGTGAGGCGGCCACGCTCTTCGAGGAGTCCGGCATCGCCCGTGCCGCGTTCGGCGACGACGTCGTGGAGCACTATCTGAACCAGGCCCGCGTCGAGGTGGAGGCCTTCGAGGCGGCCGTGACGGACTGGGAGCGCGTGCGTGGCTTCGAACGACTCTGACGGGATGCCGGTCGTGGCACTCACCACGTACCTCGAGCGTGCGACCCAGGGGGTCTGGGACGTGCCGGCGGCCTTCCTGCCCCGCCCGTACGTCGAGGCGGTCACCGCATCCGGGGCGGCCGCGGTGCTCCTTCCTCCGCAGGCCGATCCCGAGCCGGCCGCGGCCGCCGTGCTCGAAGGCCTCGACGGGCTCATCCTCACCGGCGGCGTCGACGTGCAGCCCGAGCTCTACGGAGCCGCCCGGCATCCGCTCACAGACCCCGCCCGCCCCGACCGTGACGCCTGGGAGCTCGCGCTCCTGCGCGGCGCGCGGGAGCGCGGCATCCCCGTCTTCGGCATCTGCCGCGGGCTGCAGGTGATCAACGTCGCCTTCGGCGGAAGCCTGCACCAGCATCTTCCGGAAGCGCTCGGCACCGAGCAGTACCGCCTCGGCGGCGGGGTCTTCGCCGAGAACACGGTGCGGATCACGGACGGGACCCGGTTGGCCGGCCTCCTCGGGGCGGGCGAGTACGTCGTGCACAGCTACCACCACCAGGGCGTCGACCGGGTGGGCACGGGGCTGGCTGTCACGGCCCGGACGGACGACGGCCTGGTCCAGGGCCTCGAGCTCCCCGGCGACGAGTACCTCGTCGCGGTG
The sequence above is a segment of the Microbacterium caowuchunii genome. Coding sequences within it:
- a CDS encoding gamma-glutamyl-gamma-aminobutyrate hydrolase family protein; the encoded protein is MPVVALTTYLERATQGVWDVPAAFLPRPYVEAVTASGAAAVLLPPQADPEPAAAAVLEGLDGLILTGGVDVQPELYGAARHPLTDPARPDRDAWELALLRGARERGIPVFGICRGLQVINVAFGGSLHQHLPEALGTEQYRLGGGVFAENTVRITDGTRLAGLLGAGEYVVHSYHHQGVDRVGTGLAVTARTDDGLVQGLELPGDEYLVAVQWHPEENAADRRLFLGLVAAASAFRARRTASAPVPAGGTDA
- a CDS encoding glutamine synthetase family protein translates to MPGNLSVADLDAAIAAGEIDTIVVAFPDAQGRLVGKRVSGRMWRDVVLSHGAEACNYLLSVDVDLNTVEGYAMSSWETGYGDMLLVPDTSTLRRIPWQEGAALVISDLRWADGAAVVPSPRSVLNSQRERLAERGLVAFAGTELEFLVFDETYRDAWRKGYRGLATTSDYNVDYNLLATTRIEPLLRDIRNGMEAAGLYCEGVKGECNLGQNEISFRFDEALATADDHTIYKNGAKEIADRHGKALTFMAKFDEREGNSCHIHLSVRSASGEPVMSGEGAHGFSPLMEHWIAGVLATLREFTLLYAPTINSYKRFAKGSFAPTGVAWGVDNRTCALRVVGHGSGLRVENRVPGGDVNPYLAISAIIAGGLHGLEHELPLPEPLGGNAYTSGVDTLPTSLREAATLFEESGIARAAFGDDVVEHYLNQARVEVEAFEAAVTDWERVRGFERL